The DNA window GTAAACAAATCGTCCCAAATCAATGCACTTTGGATTTGGCTAGGTGAGGGAATAATTCACAGTAATTTGTATTAGGCCTTTCTGAATATGGCTGGATCACACTGGTGTTAAGATGAACCCCTGAGCAGACAAGCATAGAGAATTAGTTTGTAAAATTGCGGTGGGGGCAAGCCCAGACCGCGTCCAGGGCTGCCACCAAGGAGCTGGGGGGATTCCCAATAGGAGCTCCGAGCTTCACTTTCTCGTCTTCTCCCCGCGCCCCTCCCGTCCTGCCGACCCCAGGTGTCCTGTATAACCAGTTCCTGTCGCAAGTGGACTTTGAGCTGCTGCTGGCCCACGCGCGGGAGCTGGGCGTGCTCGTGTTCGAGAACTCGGCCAAGCGGCTCATGGTGGTGACCCCGGCCGGGCACAGCGACGTCAAGCGCTTTTGGAAGCGGCAGAAACATAGCTCCTGAGAGCGCGGGACTTGGACACGGACCTCGGCGGGCGGGACTGGGCGGGGCGGGGCATCAGAACTCAGGTGTTTTTTATTTACGCGTCAGGGCTTTTCTTGTTTAATAAAGTTATGATAGCTAGCAGTGCGGTCCCGGGCGCCTCCCCGTGGGGTTTGCCTTCGCGGCGGACTCGCTCCTCTGGTCTACAGCCTTTGGACCGGTAGGGAGAGGGTGGGGCCAAAGCCAGCTGCTGCGCATGCGCCGGCCGGGGCCCCGCCCCCATGCGCCGCGCGGCTCCAGGGCCACGTTCCAGGGTCGGGTTTGGTGGATTCCTCAGTCCCTGCCGCCGCGGGGCGCCCTGGGATAGCGGCGGGGCCTCCTGGTGAGCGCGCGCCGGGGCGGCCTCCGGGAAGTGGGAGACGCTGCGGGTCCTGGGCCCAGGCCTTGGGATGGGCGGGAAGGCTTGGCCGCGCCGGGCTGTGGGCACTGCAGGAGGCCCCTGTGCAGGTGGAGATCGCCGCGGCCCTGGCGGGACTCCTTGCTGGCTCTTGGGCGCGCTGATGCCCATCATCTCCCTGAGTTTCTGAGCCCTATCTCTCATGTGTCAGTGGTCACCGCCGAATCCAGACACTCCGGCCCTGTTCCGGAAGAGCCCTGATATCCGTGGCTCCATGGCGCTGTCTGTCGATACCATGCACTCTAGCTCTCAAGGAGGAAAGGTTTTGTGGAAGGGAATAGAGACTTGGAATAACAGACCTGTGCTAATTAGAGACAGGAAAGATGGAACAAGGGGAGTGACCCTTCTCCACCCCCATATCCTAATGTGCTCTCTCTCTATCCAGAACAGATCTCGGCCCCTTTCCAAACACTCCTGATGCCTCATTTGCCTCTCGCCTCTTTTCGACCACcattttgggggctgaggcactCACGGGGCCTCCCCAGGTTTCACTCCGTTTCTACACAGTCGGAGCCCCATGGATCTCCCATCTCCCGGAGGAACCGTGAAGCCAAACAGAAGCGCCTGCGAGAGAAGCAGgcgactctggaggctgagatagcAGGGGAGAGCAAGGTTAGGGGTCAGACAGCTTGTCCTTGGGTTTCTGAGACTTGAGAGGGGCTGGAGGAGACCGGCTGAAATGCAGTCTGGGGTATACTGGATCCCAGCctcttctgctttctcttctcAGTCACCTGCAGAATCCATTAAGGCCTGGAGGCCTAAGGAGTTAGTATTGTATGAAATCCCTACGAAACCCGGTGAAAAGAAAGGTAAGTAGAATAAGTAAGAAGGCCTTTTCTTTCACATATGTGTTGCCCATTTGGCCTGCCGAAATGCAGCCTGGGAACAAGTTCAGTGGTTAGTGGAGCTCTCCTCTGCCTTCACAGATGTCTCTGGGCCCCTGCCTCCTGCATACAGCCCCCGATATGTTGAGGCTGCCTGGTACCCGTGGTGGGTACGAGAGGGCTTCTTCAAACCAGAATATCAGGTTAGTATCTGGCAGGGAGGGGTCCTAAATTGTCTCCAGGACAGAGTGGCCCTTGAATACAACTGGACCTCAGAGTTGAGCTCACATTGTAGACCTTGTCTTCTTTCTGGCTCTGGTGTCTCCAAAGATTTCTCTTGGCAGGTTCCCCCTGGCCAATTCCCTCCTCTCCACTCTCCTCTTATTTGCAGGACAGTTCTTCCTTGAAGTTCTTTCTGTTCTGGAGACAGTAGAGGGTGCTCTTTCCCCAATCCAATTCTCTCTTGCccctttgactttttttcttcctctaggCCCGGCTGCCCCAAGCTACAGGGGAGACCTTTTCCATGTGTATCCCACCTCCCAATGTCACTGGCTCCCTGCACATTGGCCACGCACTCACGGTGGCCATACAGGATGCCCTCGTGCGCTGGTGAGAGGGGAGTGGGGGCTGCTTGAGTTCTTGGAAGGGAAATAGGAAGGGCAGGAATGAGTGAGGATAAACATTTAAGCTCAGGGGCTCACAGGAGGGCATTTTTGTTGCAGGCACCGGATGCGTGGGGATCAAGTGCTGTGGGTCCCTGGTTCAGATCATGCAGGAATTGCTACACAAGTATGTCTTTTGTTACCTGTTCCTTTTCTTGGGCAAAAGCAATTTCTTCCCCCAAAGCAACCAAGCAACCTGACTCTGTTCATTTGCCCTGAATCCAACTGCAGGCTGTGGTGGAGAAACAACTGTGGAAGGAACGGGGAGTGAGGAGACATGAGCTGAGCCGGGAGGCCTTCCTTAGGGAGGTGTGGCAGTGGAAGGAGGCGTGAGTATGATGGGCAGGACTCGGGGGGCCCAGATGGCAGATTTGGTTTCTTGCCTCCCACCACTATCACTCCTGACTTGTAATCCTTGGCTCTTCCCGACACAGCTCTGACTTCCTCAGAGATGGAAGCTCTGGAGCCTGTTAACATTTGGTGGAGTTTCTAAGCCTTATGTGTGTGGATATTATATATGCATTAgaatattcgtgtgtgtgtgtgtgtgtgtgtgtatttatatatatatatatattttctttctctttacttacCCCAATTTCTCTTGTCTAAATCTCACCTTCTTCCACTCGCCCATTCCCACCTTTCAATTCCCATGGAATTACCCTCATTCTTCTGGGTCTGTTATCTCATGCCATCTCTGTGAAGCATCCTTGGATTTCCCACAATATGGCTAtccctcctctcttcctataGAATCTTTTGCCTCTTTTAATATCTTAGAAAACCCCATACTGGGTTTGTAAGTCCATTTCTATTAGCCTCTAGAGGCTAGATCAATGCCATCCTCACTTGATTTTCCTCCAACACCTGGCATTGCTGGGGGCATCGCTGGGCCTGGTACATAGGAAGTGCTTGGGAAGTGTTTGCTGACAAGGATCTCTCTGGGCACAGGAAAGGTGGAGAGATCTGTGAGCAGCTGCGAGCTCTGGGTGCCTCCCTGGACTGGGATCGAGAGTGTTTTACCATGGATGTTGTGAGTGTTCTGTGCCTTGGTCCCTGTGAGTGATGGGCGATGTTTAGGGATCTgtgtggggcagggaggaagcAATGCCTGGGTCCCTGAGCAGGGTGATGGGCTGAGAAGTGGCTCTTAGAGGTGGACACTCAGGTCATTCCAGGGCTCCTCAGTGGCTGTGACTGAAGCTTTTGTGCGGCTCTACAAGGCGGGGTTGCTGTACCGGAACCATCAGCTTGTCAACTGGTCATGTGCTTTAAGATCAGCCATCTCGGACATTGAGGTGAGGCGGAGAGAGGGAAGCAGGTTTGTGAGAGCTCTGAGGCAGAGTGGTCAATGATTAAGAGctcagactctggagccagggtgcctggattcaaatctgaTGCCTGCCTGTTACAGCTGTGTGGCTTTTGGCAGGCCGTTTAGTCTCtttaagcctcagcttcctcagtctGTAAATTAGAGATGATGGAATGCTTGCATCGTGGGggtgttgtaaaaattaaatgagaattcACATAGGTGCTTGGCAAGATACCTGGCCATGGCTTAAgtgctcagtgaatatttattagaAGTGTGACTGCACGAGCATTGGGTGAGGGCAGAGGGAGGTAGCTCCCGAATCCTCCAAATGGCTTTTAGATGGATTGCAGGGAGGCTGGGCAGATGGATGAGTGGCAGAGTGAAGCCTGGGCATGAGCCTTGCAGAAAGGCTGCCCTCTGACCCAGCTTTCTCGGTGCCTCCAGGTGGAGAACCGGCCCCTGCCTGGCCACACACAGCTTCGActgcctggctgccccacccCCGTGTCTTTTGGCCTCCTATTTTCTGTTGCCTTCCCCGTGGATGGAGAGCCTGGTGAGCATAGTACTCTGCAGGGTCACCCGTTTACCtccatttttcctgttttctgaagCCCATGTTGGGCTGCTAGGAACCCATCAGTCCATCTCTCACATGTACCTTGGTAGTGTTCACCTCAGCGTGGGCACTTACCCAGGGTCTTCTGGGGGATGTACAAAAAGTGCATGTGGTCACTGCCCTTTGAGAGTGTGGTGTGATTCTTCAGGAGTGCGCTACCCAGGAAAGAGATCAGTTCTaaggtatgttttgttttgtttgtttgtttgtttgttttgagacagagtctcactctgtcacccaggctgcagtgcaatggcacgatctcggctcctgcaacctctgcttcccaggttcaagcgattctcctgtctcagcctcctgagtagctgggattacaggcgcgtgccaccaggcctggctaatttttgtatttttagtagagacggggtttcaccatgttggtcaggttggtctcgaactcctgacctcgtgatctgcccgccttggcctcccaaagtgctgggattacgggcgtgagccactgcacctggcctctaagGTGTGGTTTTTACGGTAAATGTTCTGAAGAGCTCAGAGAAAGGGAAGACAGATGAGCTGGAATTGTCAGTGGAAGCTTCTTGTAGGAGCTGGTGCTCCCCCTGAGGAATGTACAGCATTTGTGATTAGGACACTGAGAATCCCCAGTGTCCTCTGGGCACCCAGCAAGAATTCTATTATAGTTGCTTTAATTAATGCTGCCCCCATTTCTTCCATGCAAATTATCAGGGAATTCTTTAGCACCAGAGACCCTCTCAGACCTCTGGTCATCAGCTTATGGGAAACCCTGGGTTCCTATAAACACTGCTCCTACTTTTTTCTAGTCACTCCTGGGGGCCTCTTCCACCTTGACTactccctgccccttcccctttCCAGTTCTACTGCCTTTAGCTATGTTGGCAGTGAGAGGTGAGGATGATGACCAGCTGTAAGTGTTTAAATGTTTATCTTCAGATGCAGAGGTTGTGGTAGGAACCACAAGGCCAGAGACGCTGCCTGGAGATGTGGCTGTGGCCGTTCATCCAGACGACTCGCGATACACAGTAATACCCAGTGCGCTCCTGCACTCTGGCCCGCCCCGCCAATGGCCTTCTCTTCTCTTGGGTTTTAAATGGtggctctttctctcttgcttctaCTTCCTTTTCCTGAGACTTCTCTCAGTGGTTCTGATTGGACTCCCTCCTCCTCTTATAGTTTTTCTGTAGCTCAGGGGTTGACAAACTGGCCCATGGTCCTAATCCAGCTTgcggcctttttttttgagacagagtctcgctctgtcaccaaggctggagggcagtggtgtgatcttggctcactgcaacctccacctcctgggttcaagcaattctcctgcctcagcctcctgagtagctgggagcgtggcaccatgcccggcacgtgccaccacacccagctaattttttgtatttttacaaaaattagtaattaattttttttaagtaatgtaatttttaagtaatgttatttagtagagacggagtgtcactgtgttagccaggatagtctcgatctcctgacctcgtgatctgcccacctcggcctcccaaagtgctgggattacaggcgtgagccgccgcgcctggctgCTTGCAGCCTttatattatctatggctgctatTATATACCCTCTCCAGCTCTGCTGCAGTGGCATAATAGAGTAATTGTGCTGAGAATGAATTTGTCTCTAGGCCCAAAAGCCTAAAATATCTACATTCTGGCCCCTTAAGAGTTTGCTGACCTTGCTCTAGCTTGCTACCTTCCACTTTCTACCTTCTTATTCCTGGGGTTCTCACGCCCCAGCCCAGACCCTTCCAACCCTCACAGGTGCCTGTCCTTgatccctctcccttcccttcagcATCTACACGGGCGACAGCTTCGTCACCCCTTGATGGGGCAGCCTCTTCCCCTCATCACAGACTATGCTGTTCAGCCACATGTGGGCACGGGTGAGTGGAAgtcaggggagggagagaaagttgGGGGtcctggaggagaggggagggaaccaggaggaagaggaaggtggGAGTGGGAGATCCTCATATAGGGTGGTCTGAGTGGGGAATGGGAGGGAGGCACAGACAGAGAAAGTCGCAGGGGCTGGGGCGGTGCAGGTGATGATGATACATCTGGAAAAGCAAAAGCCAAGGTCAGGTTCAGTACTCACCATGGCTGTGCTCCCCAAGGGGCAGTGAAGGTGACTCCAGCTCACAGTCCTGCCGATGCTGAGATGGGGGCCCGACATGGCTTGAGCCCCTTGAATGTCATTGCGGAGGATGGGACCATGACCTCCCTCTGCGGGGACTGGCTGCAGGTGGTACCACCCTATGTTACCCCATCCTTTGGGGGCTCTCTGTCCCCCTAATCCTCCTCCTAGTTTCTTATTTCTCTAGAGGCCTTCAGTCTTTACTCTTGCCGCTTTTTCTCCAGGGTCTTCACCGGTTTGTGGCCCGGGAAAAGATAATGTCTGTGCTGAGTGAATGGGGCCTGTTCCGGGGCCTCCAGAACCACCCCATGGTACTGCCCATCTGCAGGTAACCTCATTTTAACTCCTTTACTAAGGGCTACCCCAAAAGGGAATGTATGGAGCTTAAGGGTGACAATAGGATGGGCTCTGCACCCCTCCGTTAGAATACGAGCTCCGTGTCGGTTTTATTCGCTATTGTATCCTCAGTACCAAGGGCCTGGCATGGCATGGGGTCTTGTGCCCCTGGGAGAAGTCACAGGGCCGGAAGAGCAGTGGACTCACCCTGTCTCTCTTTCAGCCGTTCTGGGGATGTGATAGAATACCTGCTGAAGAACCAGTGGTTTGTCCGCTGCCAGGAAATGGGGGCCCGAGCTGCCAAGGTGAGGCTGCAGTGTAGGAAGGACTGgggccaggggttgggggagctcCCTGAGAATTGGAATGAAGAAATGGGAAGCAGGAGACCTCCTGCCCTGAAGACCTCTCCAGCTGTGGTAACTGAGAGGATGTGTGGGATGGAGGCTGGGCGGCCCAGCAAGGGCTGGCTCATATCCTTACTCAAGCCCAGAATCTTGGCAAGAGGCTTGGGAGGTCCTTTCTGAGTTTTAAAATGACCTCAGAGGCCACTCGTCCTATCTGTGGAGGTGCGGCCGTGCAGGAAGGGCAACATTGTCTAAAGTCCCCTTTCTCTCCAGGCTGTGGAGTCGGGGGCCCTGGAGCTCAGTCCCTCCTTCCACCAGAAGAACTGGCAGCACTGGTTTTCCCATATTGGGTAAGGGTAGGGTAAGGGGAGCTCTTGTGGAGATGGGGAGGGGGGACTGACTGGTTATTCTAAGACTTCACGAATGTCCTCCCGGCAGGGACTGGTGTGTCTCCCGGCAGCTGTGGTGGGGCCATCAGATTCCAGCCTACCTGGTTGTAGAGGACCATGCGCAGGTGGGTAGGAAGAAGCACCCGGAGGGCCGAGTGTGGCACAGAGCACCTAGCCCAGGAGTCAGAGCTCCGCAGGGCCAAGTCCCGCTCCTGCCTGGTCATGTGCTTCATGCTCATAGTCATGTAACCTTCTGCGCGATCAAGGCTCCCTGAAGTGGCATTTCTTTATCTCACCCCTGGGGGAACCTGGCCACTCTAAGACCACATGAGGACGTGAAAACCAAGTGACATTTACACCTGTCAGCTGTTCTTCCTCACTCTCCCCAACCCCTTCCTACTTTTGCAGGGAGAAGAGGACTGTTGGGTGGTTGGGCGgtcagaggctgaggccagagaggtaGCAGCGGAACTGACAGGGAGGCCAGGGGCAGAGCTGACCCTGGAGAGGGGTGAGTGCCTGAGCTGGGGAGGGATGTACAGGGGAGCGGGGGCCTGGGCATCTGGGCCTTTGAGGGGAACAGATCCCAAGATACAGAAGGTAGGGTCAGGAAAGTTGGGAATGGAGCCAAAGGGGACAGCCCTGgtctctgggggtgggggttggccTAGAATGGTGGCAGCAGTGGTCTGAGGTCCTAGAAGCCAAGGTTCCAACTGTCcccattctttttctgtttcccagATCCTGATGTCCTAGACACATGGTTTTCTTCTGCCCTGTTCCCCTTTTCTGCCCTGGGCTGGCCCCAAGAGGTGAGGTGGGTTGAGAGGGCGAAAGTGAAGGGGAAACGATAAGGAAGGGATGGCTGGGCCCCCACAGAGGCTTGAggggggcctggggcctgggcctCTTACTGCTCCTCTTCCCCCTAGACCCCAGACCTTGCTCGTTTCTACCCCCTGTCACTTTTGGAAACGGGCAGCGACCTTCTGCTGTTCTGGGTGGGCCGCATGGTCATGTTGGGGACCCAGCTCACAGGGCAGCTGCCCTTCAGCAAGGTAAGAGCCCTTCAGTGCCCTGCCGCTTTCTGTGACTCCAGTGTTCCCCAAACCTTGTCCTCCCTTCTAACCCCTAATGTGGTCCTTTCCACGTTGCTGATTCCTTTTTCCTAATTCACTTCCTACCCTACCCCCAAAAGTATGGAGGCCAGAGATCCCAAGGCACCTCCAAGGAAACCCCCCTCTGTtgacccctccctgcccccaggtgCTTCTTCATCCCATGGTTCGGGACAGGCAGGGCCGGAAGATGAGCAAGTCCCTGGGGAATGTGCTGGACCCAAGAGACATCATCAGTGGGGTGGAGATGCAGGTGAGGACGAAGCACCCACTAGAGGGACAAGGTTTGCAGGGTTTGcaggagagaggaaggcaggCTGAGGGAGGAGTGAGGCCAGCAGGTGTGACCCTTATAGAGGCAGGGCCTTCGACCTGGGTCGTGAATTGCCCCCTTCCATCCCCAGGTGCTGCAGGAAAAGCTGAGAAGCGGAAATTTGGACCCTGCAGAGCTGGCCATTGTGGCTGCAGCACAGGTGAGTCATCGCTGCCTGCCCCCCACCAGCTCTAGCTCACCACCTCTGGCTTCCTCTGCAACCCAGGTCCTGGCCCTGCAGCCACAAAGGCATCTGCCacccttcttcttcctctggtTGCAGAAAAAGGACTTTCCTCACGGGATCCCTGAGTGTGGGACAGATGCCCTGAGATTCACACTCTGCTCCCATGGAGTTCAGGGTAAGCCTGGGCGAGGGGTGTCGGGGTGAGCAGAGGGCAGCGGGCACCTgtgcaggggcagggcaggggcaggactTCTGGTGCTGCTGCCACCTACATGCAGACTACCTCGATTCTTCCCTTCCAGCGGGCGACTTGCACCTGTCAGTCTCTGAGGTCCAGAGCTGCCGACATTTCTGCAACAAGATCTGGAATGCTCTTCGCTTTATCCTCAATGCTTTAGGGGAGAAATTTGTGCCACAGCCTGCTGAGGAGGTAAGAGAAAACAGAGGTGCTTGGGAGTAGGGTAGTCAGGTGTCAGAGGGCCAAGGTGGCATCTGGAAGGaaaggaggcaggggagggggagtCAGGCCATCCTGCCCCCTCTGCCTGCAGCTGTCTCCCTCCTCCCCGATGGATGCCTGGATCCTGAGCCGCCTTGCCCTGGCTGCCCAGGAGTGTGAGCGGGGCTTCCTCACCCGAGAGCTCTCGCTCGTCACTCATGCCCTGCACCACTTCTGGCTTCACAACCTCTGTGACGTCTACCTGGtgagtgaggctgggggaggcttGGTATTCCCATGCCTGCTTCTAATTCCTCTGGAAATTTCCAAGGCAGAGAGCTCTGGAGTTAATAAGTTCCCAATTGTCCCCTCAGttaggagaggagaggagacgaGGGAGTCTCAGTTCCCCTCTTCCTGGGACTGGTTTTGGCAGTGCAGCCCAGGCACTGTTGCCTGCCTGTCacctggggagaggaggaggagggagacttCTAGAAATGTCTGACAAGTCGGTGTCAGAAGGCAGAGGGGAATTTTTTCAGTCCCTGTAGTTGCTGAGTTTGGCCCATGGGCAGGCTGCGTGCTGAGAGAGGCCTGGGAGGGACTAGCAGCGGTCTTTAGACCAGGGGTTCTCACGCTGTCCTACGTCCAAagcacctggagggcttgttgaCGGTGGATCCCCCCCGCTCCACTGCCACCCCAGAGTGGCTCCTTTAgcaggttggggtgggggtgggtggtgtAATGAATATTCATTTCTTGTCCCAagtggtgctgctgctgctggctgtgGACCACTGCCCTAGCTCAGCCTTTTAAAAACCTCTGTCCCCTGTTGATAAGCAAAAAactcaatgatttttttccctaaactaCATGTTTCCCTGGAAATCCTGTCCCTGTGTACTGCAGAGAATTGCTGTCCTGGAGTCCCCTTCTTTGTGCTGAGTGTGTCCTGGGACTGTGGATCATATCAGAAGTGCTAAGTGCTTCTGCCTGTCCCTCTCTCCCAGGACCCATGGCCTGCCCCACTGGCGGGTAGCAGTGGCTGTAGGGAGGAGGGCTGTGGCCCTGGACCTGTCCTCTGACCATTGGCTTCCTCTCCAGGAGGCTGTGAAGCCCGTGCTGTGGCACTCGCCCCGCCCCCTGGGGCCCCCTCAGGTCCTGTTCTCCTGCGCTGACCTcggcctccgcctcctggccCCACTGATGCCCTTCCTGGCTGAAGAGCTCTGGCAGAGGCTGCCCCCCAGGCCTGGTTGCCCCCCTGCCCCCAGCATCTCGGTTGCCCCCTACCCCAGCGCCTGCAGCTTGGTGAGTCCCAAGCACCTTGGAGTGGGTCTGTGGGTGAATGGGGGGGAGCACCTTCTGAAGGGGTTTGCTGCAGGGGGCTCATCTGCAGGAATGGTTCGTACTTTACTGTGGAGCCCTGGGGAAGATGGATTGTTCCTGCAGGGTTGCTGCGATGACCCTAGGGTCTTGAGGGACAGTATTAGCGTAGTGCTCAAGAGCAGGACTCTGTTGCTAGACTGCTATTTTTGAGCTGTGTGATCGAGCCTCAGTTTCCCGCATGTTTAAACTAGGAACAGTAATAGTATATGTTATGGTTGTGATGAGGGTTGGATAAGTTAGTAATAGGGTGTCCCCAAAATCTCAGTGCAGCTTTAATAACTTCAGAAGGATAAATGCTATGAACTCacccaaaaattattttaaaatttaactatttAAATTTATACTTATTTGGTTTTGAGTTTTgactaattcattttaaattctaatttatttttggttGGCCATTTCAATCACAGCAACTAAACAGGCATCAAACACTGATCATCTAAAACCTCTTAAATGACGCCTCACTTTTTGTCATGTTCCTTGAGATAGTGGATTTTCTGTGGTGCTGAGGACAGATCTCATTGCCCTAAGGAGATGGGGTGGATGGGTCGAGAAGAGAGCCAGCAGGGTTGGTACTGAGTCTCCCAGGAGCCCCTTTGCCAATTCTGGGTCCCCCCCATTGCCAGGAGCACTGGCGCCAGCCAGAGCTGGAGCGGCGCTTCTCCCGGGTCCAAGAGGTCGTGCAGGTGCTAAGGGCTCTCCGAGCCACGTACCAGCTCACCAAAGCCCGGCCCCGAGGTGAGGCAAGGCGGGTCCTGGGCTCGGATCCCTGCAGGAAAAGGGGGCTGGTGGGGAAAAGAGCAGAGCCTGAAGGGCCAACCCCCCCGTTAGGAGGTGCAGGGTaggaagggaggcaggagctgAGGCCTTGCCCctgacagtttctttctttccagtgcTGCTGCAGAGCTCAGAGCCTGGGGACCAGGGCCTCTTCGAGGCCTTCTTGGAGCCCCTGGGCACCCTGGGCTACTGTGGGGCTGTGGGCCTGTTACCCCCAGGCGCAGCAGCTCCCTCCGGCTGGGCCCAGGCTCCACTCAGTGACACGGCTCAAGTCTACATGGAGCTGCAGGTGACCAGAGGGGATGGGGAGGGTTAGGGCAGGCTTGGGAAGCAtgctgggaggaagggaggggctgGGCTCTATAAAGTAGGGGAAGGGACCTTCTAATGGAGGATGGAGGCCTGGCAGCAGGCGGATGTCTGAGCCTTTTCTCCCTGTTCTTCCCCAGGGCCTGGTGGACCCGCAGATCCAGCTACCTCTGTTAGCCGCCCGAAGGTACAAGTTGCAGAAGCAGCTTGACAGCCTCACAGCCAGGACCCCATCAGAAGGGGAGGCAGGGACTCAGAGGCAACAAAAGGTAAGGCTGAGGGAGGCCCCCAGAAGGCTCCACCCCTGAGGGAATGTGGGCC is part of the Homo sapiens chromosome 6, GRCh38.p14 Primary Assembly genome and encodes:
- the VARS2 gene encoding valine--tRNA ligase, mitochondrial isoform 1 (isoform 1 is encoded by transcript variant 1), whose protein sequence is MGGKAWPRRAVGTAGGPCAEQISAPFQTLLMPHLPLASFRPPFWGLRHSRGLPRFHSVSTQSEPHGSPISRRNREAKQKRLREKQATLEAEIAGESKSPAESIKAWRPKELVLYEIPTKPGEKKDVSGPLPPAYSPRYVEAAWYPWWVREGFFKPEYQARLPQATGETFSMCIPPPNVTGSLHIGHALTVAIQDALVRWHRMRGDQVLWVPGSDHAGIATQAVVEKQLWKERGVRRHELSREAFLREVWQWKEAKGGEICEQLRALGASLDWDRECFTMDVGSSVAVTEAFVRLYKAGLLYRNHQLVNWSCALRSAISDIEVENRPLPGHTQLRLPGCPTPVSFGLLFSVAFPVDGEPDAEVVVGTTRPETLPGDVAVAVHPDDSRYTHLHGRQLRHPLMGQPLPLITDYAVQPHVGTGAVKVTPAHSPADAEMGARHGLSPLNVIAEDGTMTSLCGDWLQGLHRFVAREKIMSVLSEWGLFRGLQNHPMVLPICSRSGDVIEYLLKNQWFVRCQEMGARAAKAVESGALELSPSFHQKNWQHWFSHIGDWCVSRQLWWGHQIPAYLVVEDHAQGEEDCWVVGRSEAEAREVAAELTGRPGAELTLERDPDVLDTWFSSALFPFSALGWPQETPDLARFYPLSLLETGSDLLLFWVGRMVMLGTQLTGQLPFSKVLLHPMVRDRQGRKMSKSLGNVLDPRDIISGVEMQVLQEKLRSGNLDPAELAIVAAAQKKDFPHGIPECGTDALRFTLCSHGVQAGDLHLSVSEVQSCRHFCNKIWNALRFILNALGEKFVPQPAEELSPSSPMDAWILSRLALAAQECERGFLTRELSLVTHALHHFWLHNLCDVYLEAVKPVLWHSPRPLGPPQVLFSCADLGLRLLAPLMPFLAEELWQRLPPRPGCPPAPSISVAPYPSACSLEHWRQPELERRFSRVQEVVQVLRALRATYQLTKARPRVLLQSSEPGDQGLFEAFLEPLGTLGYCGAVGLLPPGAAAPSGWAQAPLSDTAQVYMELQGLVDPQIQLPLLAARRYKLQKQLDSLTARTPSEGEAGTQRQQKLSSLQLELSKLDKAASHLRQLMDEPPAPGSPEL
- the VARS2 gene encoding valine--tRNA ligase, mitochondrial isoform 2 precursor (isoform 2 precursor is encoded by transcript variant 2), with the protein product MPHLPLASFRPPFWGLRHSRGLPRFHSVSTQSEPHGSPISRRNREAKQKRLREKQATLEAEIAGESKSPAESIKAWRPKELVLYEIPTKPGEKKDVSGPLPPAYSPRYVEAAWYPWWVREGFFKPEYQARLPQATGETFSMCIPPPNVTGSLHIGHALTVAIQDALVRWHRMRGDQVLWVPGSDHAGIATQAVVEKQLWKERGVRRHELSREAFLREVWQWKEAKGGEICEQLRALGASLDWDRECFTMDVGSSVAVTEAFVRLYKAGLLYRNHQLVNWSCALRSAISDIEVENRPLPGHTQLRLPGCPTPVSFGLLFSVAFPVDGEPDAEVVVGTTRPETLPGDVAVAVHPDDSRYTHLHGRQLRHPLMGQPLPLITDYAVQPHVGTGAVKVTPAHSPADAEMGARHGLSPLNVIAEDGTMTSLCGDWLQGLHRFVAREKIMSVLSEWGLFRGLQNHPMVLPICSRSGDVIEYLLKNQWFVRCQEMGARAAKAVESGALELSPSFHQKNWQHWFSHIGDWCVSRQLWWGHQIPAYLVVEDHAQGEEDCWVVGRSEAEAREVAAELTGRPGAELTLERDPDVLDTWFSSALFPFSALGWPQETPDLARFYPLSLLETGSDLLLFWVGRMVMLGTQLTGQLPFSKVLLHPMVRDRQGRKMSKSLGNVLDPRDIISGVEMQVLQEKLRSGNLDPAELAIVAAAQKKDFPHGIPECGTDALRFTLCSHGVQAGDLHLSVSEVQSCRHFCNKIWNALRFILNALGEKFVPQPAEELSPSSPMDAWILSRLALAAQECERGFLTRELSLVTHALHHFWLHNLCDVYLEAVKPVLWHSPRPLGPPQVLFSCADLGLRLLAPLMPFLAEELWQRLPPRPGCPPAPSISVAPYPSACSLEHWRQPELERRFSRVQEVVQVLRALRATYQLTKARPRVLLQSSEPGDQGLFEAFLEPLGTLGYCGAVGLLPPGAAAPSGWAQAPLSDTAQVYMELQGLVDPQIQLPLLAARRYKLQKQLDSLTARTPSEGEAGTQRQQKLSSLQLELSKLDKAASHLRQLMDEPPAPGSPEL
- the VARS2 gene encoding valine--tRNA ligase, mitochondrial isoform 3 (isoform 3 is encoded by transcript variant 3) — encoded protein: MCIPPPNVTGSLHIGHALTVAIQDALVRWHRMRGDQVLWVPGSDHAGIATQAVVEKQLWKERGVRRHELSREAFLREVWQWKEAKGGEICEQLRALGASLDWDRECFTMDVGSSVAVTEAFVRLYKAGLLYRNHQLVNWSCALRSAISDIEVENRPLPGHTQLRLPGCPTPVSFGLLFSVAFPVDGEPDAEVVVGTTRPETLPGDVAVAVHPDDSRYTHLHGRQLRHPLMGQPLPLITDYAVQPHVGTGAVKVTPAHSPADAEMGARHGLSPLNVIAEDGTMTSLCGDWLQGLHRFVAREKIMSVLSEWGLFRGLQNHPMVLPICSRSGDVIEYLLKNQWFVRCQEMGARAAKAVESGALELSPSFHQKNWQHWFSHIGDWCVSRQLWWGHQIPAYLVVEDHAQGEEDCWVVGRSEAEAREVAAELTGRPGAELTLERDPDVLDTWFSSALFPFSALGWPQETPDLARFYPLSLLETGSDLLLFWVGRMVMLGTQLTGQLPFSKVLLHPMVRDRQGRKMSKSLGNVLDPRDIISGVEMQVLQEKLRSGNLDPAELAIVAAAQKKDFPHGIPECGTDALRFTLCSHGVQAGDLHLSVSEVQSCRHFCNKIWNALRFILNALGEKFVPQPAEELSPSSPMDAWILSRLALAAQECERGFLTRELSLVTHALHHFWLHNLCDVYLEAVKPVLWHSPRPLGPPQVLFSCADLGLRLLAPLMPFLAEELWQRLPPRPGCPPAPSISVAPYPSACSLEHWRQPELERRFSRVQEVVQVLRALRATYQLTKARPRVLLQSSEPGDQGLFEAFLEPLGTLGYCGAVGLLPPGAAAPSGWAQAPLSDTAQVYMELQGLVDPQIQLPLLAARRYKLQKQLDSLTARTPSEGEAGTQRQQKLSSLQLELSKLDKAASHLRQLMDEPPAPGSPEL